Proteins encoded in a region of the Dorea longicatena genome:
- the mnmE gene encoding tRNA uridine-5-carboxymethylaminomethyl(34) synthesis GTPase MnmE: protein MEQLYNSTIAAISTAMSNSGIGIVRMSGPEAFQIADRVYKGKKEKKLCDQKSHTIHYGYIVDGEQVIDEVLVMLMRGPHSYTGEDTVEINCHGGVYVVKRILEVLIKNGARPAEPGEYTKRAFLNGRLDLSQAEAVGDLIASQNEYALQSSVSQLKGNIKDKISEMREKILYHTAFIETALDDPEHISVDGYGETLKKVVDEIMEAMKRLLDSCDDGRIIKEGVRTVILGKPNAGKSSLLNVLLGEDRAIVTDIAGTTRDVLEEHLNLKGISLNIMDTAGIRDTEDVVEKIGVDRAKEYADKADLILYVIDASRPLDENDAEILHLIKGKRAIILLNKSDLDMQVTKEQEELPEEFPVIEISAKNVQGIEELEDTLKEMFFQGELTFNDEIYITNVRQKTALQDAYAALERVNDSIAADMPEDFYSIDLMDAYEALGNITGETIGEDLVNEIFSKFCMGK, encoded by the coding sequence ATGGAACAATTATATAACTCCACGATTGCCGCAATATCTACGGCAATGAGTAATTCGGGAATAGGAATTGTACGAATGAGCGGACCGGAAGCATTTCAGATCGCAGACCGGGTATATAAGGGGAAAAAAGAGAAAAAACTATGTGATCAGAAGTCACATACCATTCATTATGGATATATTGTTGATGGAGAACAGGTAATTGACGAGGTCCTGGTCATGCTGATGCGCGGGCCGCACAGCTATACCGGTGAAGACACGGTAGAGATCAACTGTCACGGCGGTGTCTATGTGGTAAAACGAATTCTCGAAGTCCTGATCAAAAACGGTGCACGCCCGGCAGAGCCGGGAGAGTACACTAAGCGTGCATTCCTGAACGGAAGACTGGATCTTTCGCAGGCAGAAGCAGTTGGTGATCTGATCGCATCGCAGAACGAATATGCATTGCAGAGTTCGGTAAGCCAGTTAAAAGGAAATATCAAAGATAAGATTAGCGAAATGCGCGAAAAGATCCTGTATCATACTGCATTTATCGAGACTGCACTGGACGATCCGGAGCATATCAGTGTTGACGGCTATGGAGAAACACTGAAAAAAGTCGTCGATGAGATCATGGAAGCAATGAAAAGATTGCTAGATAGCTGTGATGATGGTAGGATTATAAAAGAGGGCGTACGCACAGTCATCCTCGGGAAACCGAATGCGGGAAAATCCTCTCTGTTAAATGTACTTCTCGGAGAAGACCGGGCAATCGTTACTGATATTGCCGGTACGACAAGAGATGTACTGGAAGAACACCTGAATCTGAAGGGCATTTCCTTAAATATTATGGATACTGCCGGTATCCGTGATACGGAAGATGTGGTGGAGAAGATCGGTGTTGATCGTGCGAAAGAATATGCGGACAAGGCAGACCTGATCCTGTATGTGATCGATGCATCCAGACCACTGGATGAAAATGATGCAGAGATCCTGCATCTGATCAAAGGCAAACGTGCGATCATCCTGTTAAATAAATCCGATCTGGATATGCAGGTGACAAAAGAACAGGAAGAACTGCCGGAAGAATTTCCGGTGATCGAGATCTCTGCAAAGAATGTACAGGGAATCGAAGAGCTGGAAGATACGTTAAAGGAGATGTTCTTCCAGGGAGAACTGACATTTAATGATGAAATCTATATTACAAATGTGAGACAGAAAACAGCGCTTCAGGATGCATATGCTGCACTGGAACGTGTGAATGACAGCATTGCCGCGGATATGCCGGAGGATTTCTATTCGATCGACCTTATGGATGCGTATGAAGCTCTCGGTAATATCACCGGCGAAACGATAGGAGAAGATTTGGTTAATGAGATATTCAGCAAATTCTGTATGGGAAAATAA
- the jag gene encoding RNA-binding cell elongation regulator Jag/EloR has product MEDYITVSAKTLDDAITEALVQLGVTSDRLDYIVVEKGSEGFLGIGRKQAVIKARRKREEKPVEETVEESKVETPVKEEVKPEKKTEKKTEKKTEKKPAKEHSHTKKNVREEKPEVKSEPKKEVELAKVEPQTIETCEKFIYDVMNAMGMDDVKVTSVVDEEGALSINMEGSNMGILIGKRGQTLDSLQYLTNRVANKMQDGYVRVKLDTEDYRRRRKETLENLAKNIASKVKRTRKTVSLEPMNPYERRIIHSALQSDPAVSTHSEGEEPYRRVVVTLVRNRNNR; this is encoded by the coding sequence ATGGAGGATTACATTACTGTATCGGCAAAGACATTGGACGATGCGATCACCGAAGCGTTAGTTCAGTTAGGTGTAACAAGTGATCGCTTAGATTATATTGTTGTTGAAAAAGGAAGCGAAGGTTTCCTTGGAATCGGAAGAAAGCAGGCAGTAATCAAAGCCCGCAGAAAACGAGAAGAAAAACCGGTTGAAGAGACAGTGGAAGAAAGTAAAGTTGAAACACCGGTAAAAGAAGAAGTAAAACCAGAGAAGAAGACAGAGAAGAAGACAGAGAAGAAGACAGAGAAGAAGCCGGCAAAAGAGCATTCTCATACAAAGAAAAATGTAAGAGAAGAAAAACCGGAAGTAAAATCTGAGCCAAAGAAAGAAGTAGAACTTGCAAAAGTTGAACCACAGACGATCGAGACATGTGAAAAGTTCATTTACGATGTGATGAATGCAATGGGCATGGATGATGTAAAAGTTACATCTGTTGTAGATGAAGAAGGAGCACTTTCCATCAATATGGAAGGAAGCAACATGGGTATCCTGATCGGAAAACGCGGACAGACACTTGATTCTCTGCAGTATCTTACAAATCGTGTTGCCAACAAGATGCAGGATGGCTATGTAAGAGTGAAACTCGATACAGAGGATTACAGAAGAAGAAGAAAAGAAACACTGGAAAATCTTGCAAAGAACATTGCAAGCAAAGTAAAGAGAACAAGAAAGACAGTTTCTCTTGAGCCAATGAATCCATACGAGAGAAGAATCATTCACTCTGCGCTGCAGTCTGACCCGGCAGTATCCACACACAGTGAAGGTGAAGAGCCGTACAGAAGAGTTGTGGTAACACTGGTAAGAAACAGAAATAATCGATAA